One genomic region from Alteromonas pelagimontana encodes:
- a CDS encoding NADH:ubiquinone reductase (Na(+)-transporting) subunit B, which produces MGLKAYLEKVEPNFEPGGKYEKWYALYEAAATIFYTPGKVNKASTHVRDSIDLKRIMIFVWVATFPAMFFGMYNIGFQAQEAIAAGAGTLPDSWQAGLFSALGGDIANAGWLGLFGYGACYWLPVYAVTFVVGGFWEVLFASIRKHEVNEGFFVTSVLFALTLPATIPLWQVALGITFGVVIAKEVFGGTGRNFLNPALAGRAFLYFAYPAQISGDQVWVAADGFSGATTLSQAISVGGVDYSNMSLWWDHFYGFIQGSAGETSTLAILIGGLFIIYMRIASWRIVAGVALGVAAFATLLNVIGSETNPMFAMPAHWHFVVGGLAFAMFFMATDPVSASFTNTGKWAFGIFIGFMTVLIRVLNPAFPEGVMLAILFANLWAPLFDYFVAQRNIKRRIARVG; this is translated from the coding sequence ATGGGTTTGAAAGCATATTTGGAAAAAGTAGAACCAAATTTCGAGCCAGGTGGAAAATATGAAAAATGGTATGCACTATATGAAGCTGCTGCGACTATTTTTTATACCCCAGGTAAAGTAAACAAGGCCAGTACGCACGTACGTGACAGCATCGACCTAAAGCGCATCATGATTTTTGTATGGGTAGCGACTTTTCCGGCGATGTTTTTTGGTATGTACAATATTGGCTTTCAGGCGCAGGAAGCGATTGCTGCAGGCGCGGGAACGCTGCCTGATTCTTGGCAGGCTGGCCTGTTCTCTGCATTAGGTGGCGATATTGCCAACGCCGGTTGGTTAGGATTATTTGGCTACGGCGCATGTTATTGGCTACCTGTTTATGCAGTAACCTTCGTTGTCGGTGGCTTCTGGGAAGTGCTTTTTGCTTCAATTCGTAAGCATGAAGTCAACGAAGGATTCTTCGTAACGTCGGTATTATTTGCTTTAACACTACCGGCTACTATTCCATTGTGGCAGGTTGCGTTGGGCATTACCTTCGGTGTGGTTATTGCCAAAGAAGTGTTTGGTGGAACCGGCCGCAATTTCCTGAACCCTGCGTTGGCAGGACGGGCATTTCTTTATTTTGCATATCCTGCACAAATTTCAGGCGATCAGGTGTGGGTAGCCGCAGATGGATTTTCTGGAGCAACCACATTAAGCCAGGCCATTAGCGTCGGTGGTGTTGATTACAGCAATATGAGCTTGTGGTGGGATCATTTCTATGGCTTTATCCAAGGGTCGGCAGGTGAAACTTCTACTTTAGCTATTCTTATCGGTGGCTTGTTTATCATATATATGCGTATTGCAAGCTGGCGTATTGTTGCTGGAGTTGCGCTGGGCGTTGCTGCATTTGCTACGCTGTTAAATGTCATTGGCAGCGAAACCAATCCGATGTTTGCTATGCCTGCACACTGGCACTTTGTCGTGGGCGGACTAGCGTTTGCCATGTTCTTTATGGCGACGGACCCGGTATCAGCTTCATTTACCAACACTGGTAAATGGGCGTTTGGGATTTTTATTGGTTTTATGACGGTTCTGATTCGTGTCCTTAACCCTGCTTTCCCAGAAGGGGTGATGTTGGCAATTCTGTTTGCTAACCTATGGGCGCCACTGTTCGACTATTTCGTCGCACAAAGAAACATTAAGCGGAGGATAGCTCGTGTCGGCTAA
- a CDS encoding Na(+)-translocating NADH-quinone reductase subunit C, with translation MSAKKESLGKTLGVVLAVCLVCSIVVSGAAVGLRKIQQTNEALDKQSNILTAAGLYEAGMSEDQINATYDKYIERRYVDLDSGDFTEAPAPDYDMYKAAKQSEFSKRITDSNVGFQRRANVASVWLVHDENGAVSRVILPVHGSGLWDLMYGFLAVDADGKTVKELIYYQQAETPGLGGEVQNPSWQAKWEGKKLYEDGEVAIVVKKNANPDDPHAVDAISGATLTSKGVQNTIQYWTGEQGFGPFLKNQKWRS, from the coding sequence GTGTCGGCTAAAAAAGAATCTTTAGGTAAAACTCTCGGTGTTGTGTTGGCTGTGTGTTTGGTGTGCTCTATTGTAGTATCTGGAGCGGCTGTGGGTTTGCGCAAGATTCAACAGACTAATGAAGCCTTGGATAAGCAATCGAACATTTTGACAGCAGCAGGTTTATACGAAGCCGGAATGTCGGAAGATCAAATTAACGCGACTTATGATAAATATATCGAAAGACGTTATGTTGATTTAGACAGTGGTGATTTTACTGAAGCTCCGGCACCCGATTACGATATGTATAAAGCGGCTAAGCAATCGGAATTCAGCAAAAGAATTACTGACAGCAACGTCGGCTTTCAGCGTCGCGCTAACGTGGCCAGCGTATGGTTGGTGCATGATGAAAACGGTGCAGTTTCTCGGGTTATACTCCCAGTTCATGGGAGTGGACTGTGGGATCTCATGTACGGCTTCTTAGCTGTAGATGCAGATGGGAAAACCGTAAAAGAGCTGATTTATTATCAGCAGGCAGAAACGCCAGGACTTGGTGGTGAAGTGCAGAATCCTTCATGGCAGGCTAAATGGGAAGGTAAAAAGCTTTACGAAGATGGCGAAGTCGCTATCGTTGTTAAGAAAAATGCTAATCCTGATGATCCGCATGCTGTTGATGCAATCTCCGGTGCTACTTTGACCAGTAAAGGCGTTCAAAATACGATCCAGTACTGGACGGGTGAGCAGGGCTTCGGTCCTTTCCTTAAGAATCAGAAATGGCGTTCGTAA
- a CDS encoding NADH:ubiquinone reductase (Na(+)-transporting) subunit D gives MADTKEMKKVLFGPILDNNPIALQVLGICSALAITTKLETALVMSIALTTVVAFSNLFISMIRNQIPSSVRIIIQMTIIASLVIVVDQILKAYTYEISKQLSVFVGLIITNCIVMGRAEAYAMKSPPLLSFLDGIGNGLGYSFILVCIGTVKELFGFGTILNFEILPLVQNGGWYQGNGLLILPFSSFFLIGGMVWLLRTFRPEQVEPKE, from the coding sequence GTGGCAGACACTAAAGAAATGAAAAAGGTCCTGTTTGGACCAATTCTTGATAACAACCCGATTGCCTTACAGGTTTTGGGTATTTGTTCAGCGTTAGCGATTACAACCAAGCTTGAAACCGCTTTGGTTATGTCAATCGCGCTGACTACCGTTGTTGCATTTTCAAACTTATTCATCTCGATGATCCGTAACCAGATTCCGTCCAGTGTACGGATTATTATTCAGATGACGATTATTGCATCGCTGGTTATTGTGGTTGACCAGATATTAAAAGCTTATACCTACGAGATATCCAAACAGCTATCGGTGTTTGTAGGCTTGATTATCACCAACTGCATTGTAATGGGGCGCGCTGAAGCATATGCGATGAAGAGCCCGCCACTATTAAGCTTCCTTGATGGGATTGGTAATGGCCTGGGCTATTCTTTCATTTTGGTTTGTATCGGTACTGTGAAAGAGCTTTTCGGTTTTGGCACAATCTTAAATTTCGAAATTCTGCCGCTAGTACAAAACGGTGGCTGGTATCAAGGTAATGGCTTGTTAATCCTGCCGTTTAGCTCTTTCTTCCTGATTGGTGGCATGGTTTGGCTACTTCGTACCTTCCGCCCAGAGCAAGTTGAGCCTAAGGAGTAA
- the nqrE gene encoding NADH:ubiquinone reductase (Na(+)-transporting) subunit E — MEHYLSLFVRSIFIENMALSLFLGMCTFLAVSKKIKTAMGLGAAVVVVLGISVPVNQIIYVNILAPGALAWAGFPDTDLSFLNFLTFIGVIAALVQILEMSLDKFFPALYNALGIFLPLITVNCAIFGGVAFAVQREYSFAESIVYGVGSGMGWALAIVLLAAVREKLKYADMPNGVRGLGSVFMIAGLMALGFQSFTGIAL; from the coding sequence GTGGAACATTATTTGTCATTATTTGTCCGTTCAATTTTTATTGAGAACATGGCTTTGTCTTTGTTCCTGGGAATGTGTACGTTCCTTGCGGTATCGAAAAAAATTAAAACCGCTATGGGCTTAGGTGCTGCGGTTGTAGTTGTACTGGGTATTTCTGTACCAGTGAATCAGATCATTTATGTCAATATTCTGGCTCCTGGTGCGCTGGCATGGGCAGGTTTTCCAGACACTGACTTGAGCTTCCTAAACTTCCTGACATTTATCGGTGTTATCGCTGCACTGGTGCAAATTTTGGAAATGAGTTTGGACAAGTTCTTTCCCGCTCTATACAACGCACTGGGTATATTCTTACCTCTGATTACTGTTAACTGCGCCATATTTGGTGGCGTGGCTTTTGCGGTTCAACGGGAATACAGCTTCGCCGAAAGTATTGTATACGGTGTCGGCAGTGGTATGGGTTGGGCCTTGGCTATTGTTCTGCTGGCAGCTGTTCGGGAAAAGCTGAAGTATGCCGATATGCCAAACGGCGTACGTGGCCTAGGCTCAGTATTTATGATCGCTGGTCTGATGGCGCTCGGCTTTCAGTCATTCACTGGTATCGCACTGTAA
- the nqrF gene encoding NADH:ubiquinone reductase (Na(+)-transporting) subunit F, with protein sequence MNVEIFLGVGMFIVIVLALVFIIMFAKSKLVPSGDVTITINNDPEKAIKTSPGGKLLGALAESGIFVSSACGGGGSCGQCRVDIKSGGGEILPTELDHITKREAREGCRLSCQVAVKQDMDIELPEEVFGIKKWDCEVISNDNKATFIKELKLKIPNGESVPFRAGGYIQIEAPPHHVKYKDFDVPEKFRGDWERFGFFDIESKVDEETIRAYSMANYPEEEGIIMLNVRIASPPPNNLSLPAGKMSSYIWSLKEGDKATISGPFGEFFAKETEAEMVFIGGGAGMAPMRSHIFDQLRRLKTKRKISFWYGARSLREMFYVEDFDMLAKENDNFEWHVALSDPQPEDNWEGYTGFIHQVLLENYLKDHPAPEDCEFYMCGPPMMNAAVINMLKELGVEDENILLDDFGG encoded by the coding sequence ATGAATGTAGAAATTTTTCTTGGCGTAGGCATGTTCATTGTGATCGTGTTAGCGCTGGTCTTCATCATCATGTTCGCCAAATCTAAACTGGTGCCAAGTGGTGATGTGACGATTACAATTAATAATGATCCTGAAAAAGCAATTAAGACCTCACCGGGTGGGAAATTGCTGGGCGCGTTGGCGGAATCAGGTATCTTTGTATCTTCAGCATGTGGTGGCGGCGGTAGCTGTGGACAGTGCCGTGTGGATATTAAATCTGGTGGCGGCGAAATTTTACCTACCGAACTCGATCACATCACTAAACGTGAAGCGCGTGAAGGTTGCCGTTTGTCTTGCCAGGTAGCAGTAAAGCAAGACATGGATATCGAATTACCGGAAGAAGTCTTTGGTATTAAAAAGTGGGATTGTGAAGTCATTTCTAATGATAACAAAGCCACCTTTATTAAAGAGCTTAAACTGAAGATACCTAACGGCGAGAGCGTACCGTTCCGAGCTGGTGGTTATATTCAAATTGAAGCGCCGCCTCACCATGTCAAATACAAAGACTTTGATGTTCCGGAAAAATTTCGCGGGGATTGGGAACGTTTCGGCTTCTTTGATATTGAATCTAAAGTAGACGAAGAAACCATTCGTGCTTACTCAATGGCAAATTATCCAGAAGAGGAAGGCATTATTATGCTGAACGTGCGAATTGCTTCGCCGCCGCCTAATAACTTAAGCTTGCCTGCTGGAAAAATGTCGTCGTACATTTGGAGTCTGAAAGAAGGTGACAAAGCCACAATTTCTGGGCCATTTGGTGAATTCTTTGCTAAAGAAACGGAAGCTGAAATGGTATTTATTGGTGGTGGTGCTGGTATGGCGCCAATGCGCTCACACATCTTCGATCAGCTTCGTCGACTGAAAACCAAGCGTAAAATTTCTTTTTGGTATGGTGCTCGTTCTCTTCGAGAGATGTTCTACGTTGAAGATTTCGACATGTTGGCTAAAGAGAATGATAATTTTGAATGGCATGTAGCCTTATCCGATCCTCAACCAGAGGACAACTGGGAAGGCTACACAGGCTTTATTCATCAGGTGTTATTGGAAAATTATCTGAAAGATCATCCTGCGCCAGAAGACTGTGAGTTCTACATGTGTGGTCCTCCGATGATGAACGCCGCAGTCATTAACATGCTTAAGGAACTAGGCGTAGAAGACGAAAATATCTTACTCGATGACTTTGGCGGGTAA